In the Palaeococcus pacificus DY20341 genome, one interval contains:
- the galT gene encoding galactose-1-phosphate uridylyltransferase: protein MRELRYNPLTGQWIMVSAVRKKRPWRPKNFCPFCPGSEETGFGWEVLLLPNRFPMLDFKAEKPQNEGFYKKAGAIGQCSVIVETPEHNLRDLDELSPEQMVKVVELWKSVTMELKDNPHVAYLAIFRNKGEEIGVSLTHPHGQLYALPFIPLKVRLKIENSRKHYKRFNECLFCRILEEEMKGERVIYENESFVLFMPFYANWPFEVHIYPKCHIQWLTQLNKEEIEDLADVLRVATATLNALFDRQMPYVMNIFQAPFKGQYNFYHLHIEFYPMLRDKDKLKYAAGIEMGTWEFTYDGIPEENAQKLREACKKVKEMLGARGECFTP, encoded by the coding sequence ATGAGAGAGCTCCGCTATAACCCCTTAACAGGCCAATGGATAATGGTTTCTGCTGTGAGAAAAAAGAGACCCTGGCGCCCTAAGAATTTTTGTCCTTTTTGTCCGGGAAGTGAAGAAACGGGCTTTGGCTGGGAAGTTCTGCTTTTGCCAAATAGATTCCCAATGCTTGATTTCAAAGCGGAAAAGCCTCAAAATGAAGGTTTTTACAAAAAAGCGGGAGCGATTGGGCAGTGCAGCGTTATAGTGGAAACGCCGGAGCATAATTTGAGGGATTTGGACGAGCTTTCTCCTGAGCAGATGGTTAAGGTTGTTGAATTATGGAAAAGTGTAACTATGGAATTAAAGGATAATCCCCACGTTGCTTATCTTGCCATCTTTCGAAATAAAGGCGAAGAAATTGGTGTGAGCTTAACTCACCCTCACGGCCAGCTCTATGCTTTGCCATTCATCCCTCTAAAGGTTCGTTTGAAAATTGAGAACTCAAGGAAACATTACAAGCGCTTTAACGAGTGCCTCTTTTGCCGCATCCTGGAGGAGGAGATGAAAGGGGAGAGGGTTATTTACGAGAACGAAAGCTTTGTTCTCTTCATGCCATTCTATGCGAACTGGCCTTTTGAGGTGCACATTTATCCTAAGTGTCATATACAGTGGCTGACACAATTGAATAAAGAAGAGATTGAAGATTTAGCGGATGTTTTGAGGGTTGCAACGGCAACACTTAACGCTCTCTTTGACAGGCAGATGCCCTATGTTATGAACATCTTTCAAGCACCGTTTAAGGGCCAGTATAATTTTTATCACCTGCACATCGAGTTTTATCCCATGCTGAGGGACAAAGACAAGCTTAAATATGCGGCTGGAATTGAAATGGGTACTTGGGAGTTCACTTACGATGGGATTCCCGAGGAGAACGCCCAAAAGCTTAGAGAAGCGTGCAAAAAGGTAAAAGAGATGCTTGGGGCAAGAGGAGAGTGTTTTACTCCCTGA
- the rqcH gene encoding ribosome rescue protein RqcH, which yields MKTEMSSVDIKYIVEELQSLVGARIDKVYHDGNILRVKLHKAGEGRKDLLIQAGKRVHLTTYIKESPSPSSFAMLLRKHLSGRFLDGIEQYDFDRIVKLKVGEYTLIAELFKRGNVVLIDGESKILGALRYEEFKDRAIKPGHEYKLPPARESPVDVEWERFKELLLEEEVEVVRALARKFNMGGLFAEEILLRAGIEKTRTAKELSEEELKLIFEKMKEVFSAPKKAQIVYKDGELFDVLPIELKQYESLEKKYFETFSEALDEYFGKITVDEAKKELTKRLEDKKRSLLHTLKRQEEMMKGFEAQAEKNQALGDLIYANFMLVENLLSEFKKAVEKLGWDEFKRRIEEGKKAGNKVAMMVKGVNPKDKAVTIELNGQKITLYLDRSIGENAELYYEKAKKAKHKLEGAKEAYKKTLKKIQEVEKLIEEELKKEINVKKLERRKKKWFEKFRWFISSEGFLVIGGKDATTNEMVVKKYMSENDWYCHADVYGAPHVVIKEGKKASEKTLFEACQFAVSMSKAWSRGVFSEDAYYADPSQVTKQAPSGEYLGKGAFMVYGKRNWMHGLPLKLAVGIVKYEDEELPMCGPVDAVKAHTNRYIVIRPGRLKKSELVKKLKHILEKWGYKVSEEDLMAILPPGNGDVEEIRE from the coding sequence ATGAAGACTGAGATGAGTAGCGTTGACATAAAGTATATCGTGGAAGAGCTGCAGTCACTCGTAGGTGCGAGAATTGATAAGGTCTATCACGATGGAAATATTTTAAGGGTTAAACTCCACAAGGCAGGCGAGGGGAGGAAAGATTTGCTCATTCAAGCTGGCAAGAGGGTTCATCTAACGACATACATCAAGGAGAGCCCTTCCCCTTCATCGTTCGCGATGCTTTTAAGAAAGCACCTGAGCGGCCGCTTCTTAGATGGAATAGAGCAGTACGACTTCGATAGGATTGTTAAGCTCAAGGTTGGTGAGTACACACTCATAGCGGAGCTCTTTAAGAGGGGAAACGTTGTTTTAATTGATGGTGAGAGCAAAATTTTGGGAGCTTTGAGGTATGAGGAGTTCAAAGATAGAGCTATAAAGCCCGGACACGAGTACAAGCTTCCTCCGGCTAGGGAGAGCCCTGTAGACGTGGAATGGGAGCGCTTTAAGGAGCTGCTCCTCGAAGAAGAGGTGGAGGTAGTAAGGGCCCTCGCCAGAAAGTTTAACATGGGCGGCCTTTTTGCGGAAGAGATTCTCCTCAGGGCTGGAATTGAGAAGACGAGAACGGCCAAAGAGCTAAGCGAGGAGGAGCTCAAACTCATCTTTGAGAAGATGAAAGAGGTGTTCAGCGCCCCCAAAAAGGCCCAGATAGTCTACAAAGATGGTGAGCTCTTTGATGTCCTCCCAATCGAGCTGAAGCAGTACGAAAGCCTGGAAAAGAAGTACTTCGAGACGTTCAGCGAGGCATTGGATGAATACTTTGGAAAGATCACCGTTGATGAGGCAAAGAAAGAGCTCACAAAGAGGCTTGAGGATAAGAAGCGCTCTCTTCTGCACACACTTAAGCGCCAAGAAGAGATGATGAAGGGCTTTGAGGCACAGGCTGAGAAAAACCAAGCCCTTGGGGACTTAATATATGCAAACTTCATGCTCGTTGAGAACCTCCTCAGTGAGTTTAAAAAAGCCGTTGAAAAGCTCGGCTGGGACGAGTTTAAGCGCAGAATAGAAGAGGGAAAGAAGGCGGGCAACAAAGTGGCCATGATGGTGAAGGGCGTTAATCCCAAGGACAAGGCCGTAACCATAGAGCTCAATGGTCAAAAAATCACGCTCTATCTCGACAGGAGCATAGGGGAAAATGCGGAGCTCTACTACGAAAAGGCTAAAAAAGCAAAGCACAAGCTTGAAGGTGCCAAAGAGGCATACAAGAAGACGCTCAAGAAGATTCAGGAGGTCGAGAAGCTCATAGAAGAGGAGCTTAAGAAGGAGATAAACGTCAAGAAGCTCGAAAGGAGAAAGAAGAAGTGGTTCGAGAAGTTCCGCTGGTTCATAAGCAGCGAAGGCTTTTTGGTGATAGGTGGAAAAGATGCCACGACCAACGAGATGGTGGTTAAAAAATACATGAGCGAAAACGACTGGTACTGTCACGCCGACGTTTACGGTGCTCCCCATGTGGTTATTAAAGAAGGAAAGAAAGCGAGCGAAAAAACGCTTTTTGAGGCCTGTCAGTTTGCTGTTTCAATGTCAAAGGCATGGTCGAGGGGAGTGTTCAGCGAAGATGCCTATTATGCAGACCCGAGCCAAGTAACAAAGCAAGCGCCGAGCGGCGAGTATTTGGGTAAAGGGGCCTTTATGGTATACGGCAAGAGAAATTGGATGCACGGACTTCCCCTAAAGCTCGCCGTCGGGATAGTGAAGTATGAAGATGAGGAATTACCAATGTGCGGGCCCGTTGATGCCGTGAAAGCTCACACGAACCGCTATATTGTGATAAGGCCCGGCCGCCTGAAGAAGAGCGAGCTCGTGAAGAAGCTCAAGCATATTTTGGAGAAGTGGGGCTACAAGGTGAGCGAAGAGGACTTGATGGCCATTCTACCGCCGGGGAATGGGGATGTGGAGGAAATCAGGGAGTAA
- a CDS encoding replication factor C large subunit, translating to MLPWVEKYRPKRLSELVNQEKALPKVKAWVEEWLKGRPKKKAILLYGPPGVGKTATAYALANEYGFEVIELNASDERTYEKVSRYIQAAYTMDVFGRKRKLIFMDEADNMEPSGAYEIAKLIEKARNPIILSANKYWQVPQAIRSKAELIEYKKLTQRDIMAGLWRIVKAEHLEVPKEVIKLIAQRANGDLRAAINDLQTVAVSPEDAEQLLAYRDVEKSVFQALGGIFASDSTKKARMAMWNVDKTPDELLLWIDENIPYIYTKPEEIAQAYEAISRADIYFGRANRSGNYGLWKYAIDMMTAGVAVAGTKKKGFLRFYPPKTLKILRDSKEERGIRDSIIRKIMKGMHMSKLEAIETMAIFKGIFQYNPEKAAHIAVFLELGDKEIEFLTEDKEKAKSIKGKMMVIHKELKKTEPGEEVKVEKEEKEQEKVKEVEETQETVGKKEPKEPKKEIEEEKPKEEEKSEETAKEEKKPKQATLFDFIKKK from the coding sequence ATGCTACCATGGGTGGAAAAGTACCGTCCAAAACGGCTCAGTGAACTTGTGAATCAAGAGAAAGCCCTCCCCAAGGTTAAGGCTTGGGTAGAAGAGTGGCTAAAGGGGAGACCTAAAAAGAAAGCCATCCTCCTATACGGTCCTCCGGGAGTAGGAAAAACCGCTACAGCTTATGCTTTGGCTAATGAATATGGATTTGAGGTTATAGAGCTTAACGCAAGTGATGAGAGGACTTACGAAAAGGTGAGCCGATACATCCAAGCGGCATATACAATGGACGTCTTTGGACGAAAAAGGAAGCTTATTTTCATGGATGAAGCCGACAACATGGAGCCAAGCGGGGCATATGAGATAGCCAAGCTTATAGAGAAAGCGAGGAATCCAATAATACTCTCTGCGAACAAGTATTGGCAAGTCCCCCAAGCCATTAGAAGCAAAGCAGAGCTCATCGAATACAAAAAGCTCACTCAAAGGGATATTATGGCCGGACTGTGGCGCATTGTTAAGGCCGAGCATCTTGAGGTGCCAAAGGAAGTTATAAAGCTAATAGCCCAAAGGGCGAACGGTGATTTAAGGGCCGCTATTAATGATTTGCAGACAGTAGCAGTTAGTCCCGAGGATGCAGAGCAGCTTTTGGCTTATAGAGATGTTGAAAAGAGCGTTTTCCAAGCATTAGGTGGAATATTCGCAAGCGACAGCACCAAAAAAGCGAGGATGGCAATGTGGAACGTGGACAAAACACCAGATGAGCTTTTGCTTTGGATAGATGAGAACATCCCCTACATATACACTAAGCCCGAAGAGATAGCCCAAGCTTACGAAGCCATAAGCAGGGCCGATATATACTTTGGAAGAGCCAATAGGAGCGGGAACTACGGCCTTTGGAAATACGCTATAGATATGATGACAGCGGGGGTAGCTGTTGCGGGCACCAAGAAAAAGGGCTTTTTGAGGTTTTATCCACCGAAGACACTTAAGATACTCCGTGATTCCAAGGAAGAGCGCGGGATTAGGGATTCAATAATCAGGAAGATTATGAAAGGGATGCACATGAGCAAGCTGGAGGCTATTGAGACGATGGCTATTTTCAAAGGAATATTCCAGTACAATCCAGAAAAAGCCGCACACATTGCTGTTTTCTTAGAGCTTGGAGACAAAGAAATTGAGTTTTTAACGGAAGATAAAGAAAAGGCCAAGAGCATAAAGGGCAAAATGATGGTCATACATAAAGAGCTCAAAAAAACCGAGCCGGGAGAGGAGGTAAAAGTCGAGAAAGAGGAAAAAGAGCAAGAAAAAGTCAAAGAAGTCGAGGAAACCCAAGAGACCGTAGGAAAGAAAGAGCCTAAAGAGCCCAAAAAGGAGATTGAGGAAGAAAAACCCAAAGAAGAGGAAAAAAGCGAAGAAACAGCAAAAGAAGAAAAGAAGCCAAAGCAGGCCACGCTCTTTGACTTCATCAAGAAGAAGTGA
- a CDS encoding replication factor C small subunit has protein sequence MSEVKEVKILEKPWVEKYRPEKLNDIVGQEHIVKRLTHYVKTSSMPHLLFAGPPGVGKTTAALCLAKEIYGEHWRQNFLELNASDERGINVIREKVKEFARTKPIGGASFKIIFLDESDALTQDAQQALRRTMEMFSNNVRFILSCNYSSKIIEPIQSRCAIFRFRPLNDEDVAKRLRYIAENEGLELTEDGLQALLYVAEGDMRRAINVLQAAAALDTKITDENVFIVASRARPEDVREMMVLALEGNFLKARDKLREILLKQGLSGEDVLIQMHKEVFNLPISEPKKVKLADKIGEYNFRLVEGAHEMIQLEALLAQFTLLGK, from the coding sequence ATGAGTGAAGTCAAAGAAGTTAAAATCCTTGAAAAACCGTGGGTTGAGAAGTACAGGCCTGAAAAGCTCAACGATATCGTAGGTCAAGAGCACATAGTCAAGAGGTTAACGCATTATGTTAAAACAAGTTCCATGCCCCATCTTTTATTCGCCGGGCCCCCCGGTGTTGGAAAGACAACTGCAGCTTTATGCTTAGCTAAAGAGATATACGGCGAGCACTGGAGGCAGAACTTTTTAGAGCTAAATGCCAGCGATGAAAGAGGTATTAATGTTATTAGAGAAAAAGTAAAAGAGTTTGCGCGCACTAAACCTATTGGAGGGGCAAGCTTTAAGATAATCTTTCTCGATGAGAGTGACGCTTTAACACAGGACGCCCAGCAAGCCTTAAGGAGAACCATGGAGATGTTCTCGAACAACGTTCGCTTCATCTTAAGCTGTAACTACTCCTCAAAGATTATAGAGCCTATACAAAGCAGATGCGCTATTTTTAGGTTTAGGCCCCTCAACGACGAGGACGTCGCGAAGCGCTTGAGGTATATAGCTGAGAACGAAGGACTTGAACTTACAGAAGACGGTCTTCAAGCACTCCTCTACGTTGCCGAAGGCGATATGAGAAGGGCAATAAACGTTCTCCAAGCTGCTGCTGCATTGGACACTAAAATAACTGATGAAAACGTCTTTATCGTTGCAAGCAGGGCTAGGCCAGAGGACGTTAGAGAGATGATGGTGCTCGCTTTAGAGGGCAACTTCCTTAAGGCAAGGGACAAGCTCAGGGAAATACTCCTCAAGCAGGGCTTAAGCGGAGAGGATGTTCTAATTCAGATGCATAAGGAAGTGTTTAACTTGCCAATAAGCGAACCCAAGAAGGTTAAGCTCGCGGATAAAATAGGTGAGTACAACTTTAGGCTTGTTGAAGGGGCGCACGAGATGATTCAGCTTGAAGCCCTTTTGGCGCAGTTCACGCTTTTGGGGAAGTAA
- a CDS encoding single- stranded DNA-binding family protein has translation MAKLLTGFVRASGYANKVRKVLFAITKGSVKPEEVVRAAGELNRYIFKKFQELGVEKEDVIRIQAPFEVKEGLIHWNYDGVKIEVYKKDEEEKLARAMEEVEEREKALEIAIEELSRLSNKLKELSEEITKVVERIKREHTGLELNFEKE, from the coding sequence ATGGCAAAGCTTCTAACCGGCTTTGTAAGGGCAAGTGGGTATGCAAATAAAGTTAGGAAGGTTCTTTTTGCCATCACTAAGGGAAGCGTCAAACCCGAAGAGGTTGTAAGAGCCGCAGGAGAATTAAACCGCTACATCTTTAAGAAATTCCAAGAACTGGGTGTGGAAAAAGAAGACGTAATAAGGATACAAGCACCTTTTGAGGTTAAAGAAGGGCTTATTCACTGGAACTACGATGGAGTGAAAATTGAGGTCTATAAAAAGGATGAAGAAGAAAAGCTTGCTAGAGCTATGGAAGAAGTAGAAGAGCGTGAAAAGGCTTTAGAGATAGCAATTGAAGAGCTAAGCAGGCTTTCTAATAAATTAAAAGAACTCAGTGAAGAGATAACCAAAGTCGTGGAGCGTATTAAGAGAGAGCATACTGGATTAGAGCTCAATTTTGAGAAAGAGTGA
- a CDS encoding adenylate kinase, with protein sequence MNVLIFGPPGSGKTTHSKTIIERYGLFYISSGDLIRAEITKRTELGKEMEKFLKKGDLIPDTIINVLVLSKLRRVRNNFIIDGYPRSAEQVLALENYLYDHGIKLELALDIFIPKELSIERISGRRICSKCGAVYHVKYSPPKVDGKCDICGGDVIQREDDKPEIVAKRYDIYIKNMKPIIKFYKKQGIYVKINGNGSVGDVWERIRPLLDFIHNREEKRREHEL encoded by the coding sequence ATGAACGTACTAATTTTTGGACCTCCTGGAAGTGGAAAAACGACCCATTCAAAGACGATAATTGAAAGATATGGACTTTTTTACATATCCTCGGGGGATTTAATTAGGGCGGAGATAACCAAACGGACGGAACTTGGAAAGGAGATGGAGAAGTTCCTGAAAAAGGGGGATTTAATCCCTGATACAATAATAAATGTCCTTGTTTTGAGTAAGTTGAGAAGAGTGAGGAACAATTTTATTATAGATGGCTATCCTCGTAGCGCTGAGCAAGTTTTAGCGCTTGAAAACTATCTCTACGATCATGGAATAAAGCTTGAACTCGCTTTGGATATTTTCATCCCAAAGGAACTCAGCATAGAGAGAATAAGCGGTAGAAGGATATGCAGTAAATGTGGGGCGGTTTACCATGTTAAGTACAGCCCTCCAAAGGTAGATGGAAAATGCGATATCTGTGGGGGAGATGTGATCCAAAGGGAAGATGATAAGCCGGAGATAGTTGCTAAAAGATATGATATCTACATAAAAAACATGAAGCCTATCATAAAGTTTTACAAAAAGCAGGGAATTTACGTTAAAATAAATGGGAATGGTAGTGTAGGGGACGTTTGGGAGAGGATAAGGCCGCTTTTGGACTTCATTCACAACAGAGAGGAGAAGAGAAGGGAGCACGAGCTTTAA
- a CDS encoding heparan-alpha-glucosaminide N-acetyltransferase yields the protein MGEDKAAFGLHSQQRGEEKGARALTLIYLRVVAMFGSELYSRGRFWEVDFARGVGIIMMVISNFVTDLQYFLNYSGHPLFWKLFAYTTASIFVFISGLSFWISYSRSIKKSPRPYGKYFRRFGKLFGIGLVITIVTYLFLSDGTIYFGILHFLGLASILAIPFYSFGKKNVLFAIFFIFGSLLVSRIHANTLLFLPLGITPQSFFTLDYFPIFPWFGVYLLGLAVGSFAYPKGERSFEVAFPSFIPVEFICFAGRHTLKIYVAHQPILVGLLFLLHGGLPNLTIP from the coding sequence TTGGGAGAGGATAAGGCCGCTTTTGGACTTCATTCACAACAGAGAGGAGAAGAGAAGGGAGCACGAGCTTTAACATTGATTTATTTGAGGGTCGTGGCAATGTTTGGCAGTGAACTCTATTCAAGAGGCCGCTTTTGGGAGGTGGATTTTGCAAGAGGCGTTGGTATAATCATGATGGTTATTTCAAACTTTGTTACTGACTTGCAATATTTCCTAAACTACTCCGGGCATCCACTCTTTTGGAAGCTTTTTGCTTACACTACTGCATCCATCTTTGTGTTCATCTCGGGCCTGTCCTTTTGGATAAGCTACTCTAGAAGCATAAAGAAGAGCCCAAGGCCATATGGGAAGTATTTTCGACGCTTTGGAAAGCTCTTTGGGATTGGATTGGTGATTACGATTGTTACTTATCTATTTTTAAGTGACGGTACAATTTACTTTGGAATTCTACATTTCTTGGGGCTGGCAAGCATTCTAGCAATTCCTTTCTACTCCTTTGGAAAGAAAAATGTACTTTTCGCTATTTTCTTCATTTTCGGGTCTTTACTTGTCTCTAGAATACATGCAAACACTTTACTTTTCCTTCCGCTCGGCATAACTCCACAAAGCTTCTTTACCCTTGATTATTTTCCCATATTCCCCTGGTTTGGTGTTTACCTCCTTGGTTTAGCCGTAGGTTCCTTTGCATACCCTAAAGGTGAAAGAAGCTTTGAAGTAGCTTTTCCAAGTTTTATTCCCGTGGAGTTTATATGCTTTGCAGGGAGACACACTTTAAAGATTTATGTAGCTCATCAGCCTATTTTGGTGGGCCTGCTCTTTTTACTCCATGGTGGCTTACCTAACTTGACTATTCCCTAA
- a CDS encoding M20/M25/M40 family metallo-hydrolase: MLELLKELVAFETVNDPSKGKRPSKECPLFIKDTLESWGIESELAEREGYYAVYGEIGVGEPKIMFMAHFDVVPVNLEEWKTDPFKLTIIGDRTYGRGSADDKGNVAAVMLALKELARKDLKGKVLFAFTGDEEIGGRMAMHMAEMLKEEGNLPKYQINADGIGMNPIIRRRKGFGAVVEVPPGRVKIKGGLKERTFKISTPIVETRHAAYFLPGVDAHPLIALSHFLRSSNALAVKIEGKFLKSNVVPSEVTLTYVEPNGADEIEADLGLTTLLKTVVPLVRTPIKAEKYSDYGVSITPNIYRFEDGMHKLYIDVRAMSHSPENIKSAFEEVLKFNLPNARLIFKNNPRAGYLFTSPESPLVKAILKTLEGFGERVKLIEGPGASDSRYFTPYGVEAIDFGPRGGNIHGPNEYAEVKSLKILPKVYEKIALELLRA; this comes from the coding sequence ATGCTTGAACTTTTAAAAGAACTTGTAGCGTTTGAAACAGTTAACGACCCTTCAAAGGGGAAGAGACCATCGAAGGAGTGTCCATTGTTTATCAAAGACACTCTTGAAAGCTGGGGAATAGAAAGTGAGCTTGCTGAGAGGGAGGGTTATTATGCAGTGTACGGCGAAATTGGAGTAGGGGAGCCAAAAATTATGTTTATGGCCCACTTTGATGTCGTCCCAGTGAACTTGGAAGAGTGGAAGACGGACCCATTTAAGCTCACTATAATCGGGGACAGGACTTATGGGAGAGGGAGCGCAGATGACAAGGGAAATGTCGCGGCTGTTATGCTCGCCCTAAAAGAACTCGCTAGAAAGGACTTAAAGGGCAAAGTGCTCTTTGCTTTTACAGGTGATGAAGAGATCGGCGGAAGAATGGCTATGCACATGGCTGAGATGCTGAAAGAAGAAGGAAATCTTCCTAAATATCAAATCAACGCTGATGGAATTGGGATGAACCCAATAATAAGGCGCAGAAAGGGTTTTGGGGCTGTTGTAGAGGTTCCCCCGGGGAGAGTAAAGATCAAAGGAGGGCTTAAGGAGAGGACATTTAAAATAAGCACCCCCATCGTGGAGACAAGGCACGCAGCCTACTTTCTCCCAGGCGTAGATGCTCATCCACTAATAGCACTCTCGCACTTCTTGAGAAGCTCCAATGCCTTAGCTGTTAAGATTGAAGGCAAGTTTTTAAAGTCCAACGTTGTTCCGAGCGAAGTTACTCTAACATACGTAGAGCCCAATGGTGCCGATGAAATTGAGGCGGATTTGGGGTTAACGACGCTTTTAAAGACTGTCGTCCCTCTCGTTAGGACACCAATAAAGGCAGAGAAGTACAGCGACTATGGGGTTTCAATTACACCCAACATCTACCGCTTTGAAGACGGAATGCACAAGCTCTACATCGACGTTAGAGCGATGAGCCACTCTCCGGAGAATATTAAGAGTGCATTTGAGGAGGTTTTAAAGTTCAACCTACCAAATGCCAGGCTCATCTTTAAGAACAATCCAAGAGCGGGATACTTGTTTACATCCCCTGAATCACCCCTCGTCAAAGCCATTCTCAAAACCTTGGAGGGCTTTGGAGAAAGAGTAAAGCTTATAGAAGGGCCTGGTGCTTCGGACTCACGCTATTTCACTCCCTACGGTGTTGAGGCAATAGACTTTGGGCCAAGGGGCGGAAACATTCACGGACCAAATGAATACGCTGAGGTGAAGTCTCTAAAGATTCTTCCAAAGGTTTACGAAAAAATTGCGCTCGAGCTTTTGAGGGCTTAA
- a CDS encoding YchF/TatD family DNA exonuclease, which produces MIDAHAHIEMFKRDAPLIIEESRRSLKAVVDSITEYRKFHVWKSWELLKEHFDFVKPTLGYAPNEARRGNWEKVKKVDAFILEHSDEIYAIGEIGLDFYYAKSEAERKAQREIFHHFLNLAVELDKPVVLHAREAEKEVFEAIQRAGVKAYFHSYSGDVLLAREIAENGHYIGINTGIAFIPEVREAAEKVELEGILVETDAPYMSPVKGERNKPWNVSFAIREVATLKGLSFEEVEQKTEENTVKFFGLKL; this is translated from the coding sequence ATGATAGATGCTCACGCTCATATTGAGATGTTTAAGAGAGATGCTCCGCTTATTATAGAGGAGAGCCGAAGGAGCCTTAAGGCAGTAGTGGACTCTATAACGGAGTACCGGAAGTTCCACGTTTGGAAGAGCTGGGAGCTCCTTAAAGAGCACTTTGACTTTGTTAAACCTACGCTCGGCTACGCTCCAAATGAGGCTAGAAGAGGCAACTGGGAGAAAGTGAAAAAAGTGGATGCTTTTATTTTGGAACATTCGGATGAGATTTACGCCATTGGCGAGATAGGTTTAGACTTTTACTATGCTAAGAGCGAGGCTGAAAGGAAAGCTCAGAGGGAGATATTTCACCACTTCCTCAACTTAGCGGTTGAGCTTGATAAACCAGTTGTGCTCCACGCGAGAGAAGCCGAAAAGGAGGTTTTTGAAGCCATCCAACGAGCTGGCGTGAAGGCTTATTTCCACTCCTACAGCGGCGATGTCCTCTTAGCGAGAGAGATAGCAGAGAATGGACATTATATAGGCATAAACACGGGAATAGCATTTATTCCCGAGGTTAGGGAAGCAGCTGAAAAGGTAGAGCTTGAGGGCATATTGGTGGAGACAGATGCTCCTTATATGAGCCCAGTTAAAGGCGAAAGAAATAAGCCTTGGAACGTGAGCTTTGCTATAAGGGAAGTCGCTACTCTCAAGGGGCTTAGCTTTGAAGAAGTTGAGCAAAAAACTGAAGAGAATACGGTGAAATTCTTTGGACTTAAACTTTAA
- the mrtA gene encoding CPBP family archaeomyxosortase MrtA translates to MSKTYVLYAVSLIFIALNWRLGKNIYEWAFYDTLFYLALPLILAYLLGFKPKELGFKLGNREGYKWALALFFLTLPLSIYASTLESFKNFYPIFTYSSWRDFLLKELLIGAIMLSHEAFYRGILLFPLAKKNEWMGILAQNIPYTLIHIGKPPLELPYSFIAGIVFAKMDLKSESFLPSFLLHWIGAVVFDILCIIA, encoded by the coding sequence ATGTCGAAGACCTATGTCCTCTACGCAGTCTCGCTCATTTTCATAGCATTAAACTGGCGTCTCGGTAAGAACATCTACGAGTGGGCTTTTTATGATACACTCTTCTACTTGGCTTTACCCTTAATTTTAGCATATCTCCTCGGCTTCAAACCAAAGGAGCTCGGTTTTAAACTTGGAAATAGAGAAGGATACAAGTGGGCTTTGGCTTTATTCTTTTTAACGCTCCCCCTGAGCATTTATGCCTCCACTCTAGAGAGCTTTAAGAACTTTTACCCCATTTTTACCTACTCGTCATGGAGAGATTTTCTCCTAAAAGAGTTGCTTATCGGAGCGATAATGCTCTCTCATGAGGCATTCTACAGAGGAATTCTCCTCTTTCCCTTAGCTAAGAAAAACGAATGGATGGGAATTCTAGCACAGAATATTCCATATACGCTTATCCATATCGGAAAACCACCACTTGAGCTCCCTTACTCATTCATAGCAGGTATAGTTTTTGCGAAAATGGACTTGAAGAGCGAGAGCTTCCTCCCGAGCTTTCTCCTCCACTGGATTGGGGCTGTAGTTTTTGACATTTTATGCATAATTGCATAA